The Gossypium hirsutum isolate 1008001.06 unplaced genomic scaffold, Gossypium_hirsutum_v2.1 scaffold_637, whole genome shotgun sequence genome segment ACCTTTTCCTCCCTTTCCACGGCCAGACATGATTGCTGTTCGATTACGACTCAGTGACTTCCTCAACGACGGTAAGCGACGAGAATGAAACCCGAATTGGTATCGGTGCAATATATACAGCATGTGCGGACCTATGAGAAAGCCATTCGTCTATTCTTGAACATGTTTCTTACTCATACACTTCCATCGCGCGGACCTGTTAGAAAGCTTCACGTGCAAAACATTCATCATCGCGCGAACCTTACGCGCGGACTTCGATCGCGCGGACCTGTTAGATAGATTCTCGTGCAAGACATTCATTTTGTTGTTTTTACCTGATTATCGGTATAAATTTTGTCTGAGGTGGGACCTGATTATCGGTATAAATTTTGTCTGAGGTGGGACCTGATTATCGGTATAAATTTTGTCTGAGGTGGGACCTGATTATCGGTATGAATTTTGTCTGAGGTGGGACCTTTCGCTCAATCTGTATGCCATCAAAATGTAGGTAGGATATGGTTGAGTATTTCACCAAGGAAAAGAATTCATGCACATAATTCATGAAATTATCTTTACCTGCGACTTGATTAACCTTGTGCGTTGCGTCGcgcatttttttttttttttttggtttttttaaaaaaaaaattcccctGATTAACGGCGTACGTAGTGTCTGAGATCAGAAATAAAGCTGACGCTGACCAAAGAAATGGTGCACGCCTACTTGATTAAACGGTACGAATTCTGTTTTGAGGTAGgatgatgaaatttttttttttttttttttttttttgtttgttttattcatttgtttttgtttttttttttttttttttttttttttgtttttgtttactGCCCTGCCCTGCCCTGCCCTGCTACTAACCCTAACCCTGCCCTGCTACTAACCCTAACCCTGCCCTGCCCACCTGTGCATGCTAGTTGTTccgtttttttttgtgtgtgttgtGGTTTTGTTAGTATTGAAAAAATAGTATTGTGGAATGTGCTATACAACGAAGCTATCGATTCCTGAGAATTTCGGTGGCCCTGAAAAGGGCCGTTTGTGTATTGCGATACGACAGCTCCCGTATTTACTTGGAGGCGGCTTTCTCGGATTTCTTAGGCAGAAGAACGGCCTGGATGTTTGGCAATACGCCGCCCTGAGCGATGGTCACTCCGGACAATAGTTTGTTCAATTCTTCGTCGTTACGAATGGCCAACTGCAGATGTCTCGGGATTATTCTGGACTTCTTGTTGTCACGGGCGGCGTTACCGGCCAACTCGAGAACTTCGGCGGCCAAGTATTCGAGAACGGCGGCCAGGTAGACTGGAGCACCAGCGCCCACTCTCTCGGCGTAGTTGCCTTTTCTCAGGAGACGGTGGATACGTCCCACTGGAAATTGTAGTCCGGCACGGGATGACCGGGTCTTGCTCTTTCCCTTTACTTTTCCTCCTTTTCCTCTACCTGACATGATTACTTGATTTGATTAAGTTGCGCGTGCGGACGGGCGTGCGTGAGTACGAGAGCTTATCACGACGATGTCGAATCGGCGAATGCTTCGGAAGATGAAATTTTCTTTATATACCTGGACGAGAGAGTCGCGCGGATGTATTCTGCTTTCTAAGAGGTCCGCGTGGTGAATAAAACGCGTCCTCAATCTTCTCTTTCGACTCGGCGCGGCCGTCTATATAAAGCACCACCACCGTGCGCGACAGGGTTATTCGTTCACCTACACACTGATAGAGACGAGCTACAGCAACCATGCCTCCAAAAGTTTCATCTAAAGGAGCCAAGAAAGCCGGCAAAGCAAAGGCCGCCCGTTCCGGGGACAAGAAACGAAAGAGGAGACGAAAGGAATCTTACAGCATCTACATTTACAAGGTTTTGAAGCAGGTCCACCCCGACACCGGTGTCAGCAGCAAAGCCATGTCTATCATGAACAGCTTTGTCAACGACATTTTCGAAAGAATCGCTGCCGAAGCCTCTCGACTTGCCCACTACAACAAGAGATCCACGATCACAAGCAGGGAGATTCAAACAGCCGTTCGACTTCTCCTGCCCGGCGAGTTGGCCAAGCACGCTGTTAGCGAAGGAACCAAGGCCGTCACCAAATACACAAGCAGCAAGTAAATCACAAATACTTGCGGCATTAGCGCAATACACAAACGGCCCTTTTCAGGGCCACCGAAatttttaagaaagaaaaaatcaCTCGTTGTTATCACTCTCCAAATCACATTAactgattgattgattgattaaTTGCTCAGCAATTCACCTGTCAACAACCGTGCAACACATGTAAGttagaaaaaaaccaaaaaa includes the following:
- the LOC121226912 gene encoding histone H2A; amino-acid sequence: MSGRGKGGKVKGKSKTRSSRAGLQFPVGRIHRLLRKGNYAERVGAGAPVYLAAVLEYLAAEVLELAGNAARDNKKSRIIPRHLQLAIRNDEELNKLLSGVTIAQGGVLPNIQAVLLPKKSEKAASK
- the LOC121226914 gene encoding histone H2B, gonadal, with product MPPKVSSKGAKKAGKAKAARSGDKKRKRRRKESYSIYIYKVLKQVHPDTGVSSKAMSIMNSFVNDIFERIAAEASRLAHYNKRSTITSREIQTAVRLLLPGELAKHAVSEGTKAVTKYTSSK